A single window of Nocardioides baekrokdamisoli DNA harbors:
- the eno gene encoding phosphopyruvate hydratase, with translation MTEKITRVQGRRVWDSRGRPTVEAEITTTSGRRGRAIAPAGASRGSGEATDLRDGGVRLGGLDVRGAVHNVETRIADALIGHPVADQEGIDGILDALDPTPTRSDLGGNATVSVSLAALHAAAAVADLPVWRHLNPSPTRIPRPQIQIIGGGAHAARRVDLQDFMVVPLSATRIDDALEQVAEVYLSVGRIFAERGPSLGVADEGGFWPAVAANEEALSILTRGIEQTGLVPGVDVAISLDIAASEFETHGRYTLASEDRVLDGDAWRSVVEGWLAVYPIVAVEDPAGEHDAPGMRAFTRSLGDRSLVVGDDYLVTDPQRIERAAAEGACNTALIKVNQAGTVTRTSQAHAAARRAGWSTIVSARSGETEDISVAHLAVGWDADILKVGSITRGERTAKWNELIRIDSEMGGLPLAPFPTTAARVG, from the coding sequence ATGACCGAGAAGATCACCCGCGTCCAGGGACGTCGGGTCTGGGACTCCCGGGGCCGCCCGACGGTCGAGGCCGAGATCACCACGACGTCCGGCCGCCGCGGTCGAGCGATCGCACCTGCCGGCGCTTCGCGCGGGTCCGGCGAGGCCACCGATCTTCGTGACGGTGGCGTACGCCTGGGCGGTCTGGACGTGCGCGGTGCCGTGCACAACGTCGAGACGCGTATCGCCGACGCACTGATCGGACACCCCGTGGCCGATCAGGAGGGGATCGACGGGATCCTCGATGCCCTCGACCCCACACCGACCCGCAGCGACCTCGGCGGGAACGCCACGGTGTCGGTCTCCCTGGCTGCCCTGCACGCGGCGGCCGCTGTCGCAGACCTCCCGGTGTGGCGACACCTCAACCCCAGCCCGACCCGGATCCCGCGTCCGCAGATCCAGATCATTGGCGGCGGGGCGCACGCCGCCCGTCGAGTCGACCTGCAGGACTTCATGGTCGTCCCGTTGTCCGCGACCCGGATCGACGATGCGCTGGAGCAGGTGGCCGAGGTCTACCTGAGCGTCGGCCGAATCTTCGCCGAGCGCGGTCCGTCGCTCGGCGTGGCCGACGAGGGCGGCTTCTGGCCGGCAGTCGCCGCCAATGAGGAGGCCCTCTCGATCCTGACCCGCGGGATCGAGCAGACTGGTCTGGTGCCAGGCGTGGACGTCGCGATCTCCCTCGACATCGCTGCCAGCGAGTTCGAGACGCACGGCCGTTACACGCTGGCGTCGGAAGACCGTGTCCTCGACGGTGACGCCTGGCGCTCGGTCGTCGAGGGATGGCTCGCCGTGTATCCGATCGTCGCCGTGGAGGACCCGGCCGGCGAGCACGACGCCCCGGGCATGCGTGCGTTCACCCGTTCGCTCGGCGACCGTTCCCTCGTGGTCGGTGACGACTACCTGGTGACCGATCCGCAGCGCATCGAGCGGGCCGCAGCCGAAGGCGCCTGCAACACGGCGCTGATCAAGGTCAACCAGGCCGGCACGGTGACGCGTACGTCCCAGGCCCACGCCGCGGCACGTCGCGCCGGATGGTCCACCATCGTGTCGGCCCGGTCCGGTGAGACCGAGGACATCTCGGTGGCGCATCTGGCGGTCGGCTGGGACGCCGACATCCTCAAGGTCGGGTCGATCACTCGCGGGGAGCGTACGGCGAAGTGGAACGAGCTGATCCGGATCGACTCCGAGATGGGCGGTCTGCCGCTGGCACCGTTCCCGACGACCGCGGCGCGCGTGGGCTGA
- a CDS encoding fumarylacetoacetate hydrolase family protein gives MKLVNHRGSAALLVNSGVVDIARASAGQFGPGIHDVLEDWPAFVAWASEPRPYDAVSALEGDALDAVVPNPSQILAVGLNYRLHALESGLPLPEVPLVFTKFPSSVAAPVGIVELPTDAVDWEVEVAVVIGVEARRVSKADAWSHVAGITAAQDYSARDVQLAGGAKPQFSLGKSFEGFTPLGPVLVTPDEYEDRDAIALSCSINGEVLQNSSTSDLVFDVATLVSYLSHIVTLRPGDVILTGTPSGVGLGFNPPRYLSDGDVVVTTVELAGELRQVARTPAEAFDAVALLA, from the coding sequence ATGAAGTTGGTCAACCACCGAGGCTCCGCAGCCCTTCTCGTCAACAGCGGCGTCGTCGACATCGCGCGAGCCAGCGCCGGACAGTTCGGTCCGGGCATCCACGACGTCCTCGAGGACTGGCCGGCGTTCGTCGCCTGGGCCTCGGAGCCGCGTCCGTACGACGCCGTCAGTGCGCTGGAGGGGGACGCACTGGACGCCGTCGTGCCCAACCCGAGCCAGATCCTGGCCGTCGGGCTCAACTACCGCCTGCACGCTCTGGAATCCGGTCTGCCGCTCCCCGAGGTCCCGCTGGTCTTCACCAAGTTTCCGAGCTCGGTTGCGGCTCCGGTCGGGATCGTCGAGCTCCCCACCGATGCAGTCGACTGGGAGGTCGAGGTCGCCGTCGTGATCGGTGTCGAGGCTCGCCGCGTGTCCAAGGCCGATGCGTGGAGCCACGTCGCCGGCATCACCGCGGCGCAGGACTACTCCGCGCGCGACGTCCAGCTGGCCGGCGGCGCCAAGCCGCAGTTCAGCCTCGGCAAGTCGTTCGAGGGCTTCACCCCGCTCGGCCCGGTTCTGGTGACGCCGGATGAGTACGAGGACCGTGACGCGATCGCGCTGTCGTGCAGTATCAACGGTGAGGTGCTGCAGAACAGCTCGACCTCTGACCTCGTCTTCGACGTCGCGACCCTGGTCTCGTACCTGTCGCACATCGTCACCCTGCGTCCGGGCGACGTGATCCTCACGGGTACGCCCTCGGGAGTCGGTCTCGGGTTCAACCCGCCGCGCTACCTCTCCGACGGCGACGTCGTCGTCACCACCGTCGAACTCGCAGGCGAGTTGCGGCAGGTCGCGCGTACGCCCGCCGAGGCCTTCGATGCCGTCGCCCTCCTCGCCTGA
- a CDS encoding GntR family transcriptional regulator → MTSRASAISSLTPVARPAVRVRTSDRVYDELLTGIRDLRLRPGASLSETELSEHLQVSRTPLREAIARLVEVGLVTVVPQVGTHVALIKLSDVEQAQFVREHLEVAAFDAACRKEDRDFSEIYATLDRQERARKHLDYAAFFAADEAFHAAIFELSGYPGAWRALQPVKLQLDRLRRLSLPEPSTVAELIDEHRAILAALETADIRRGKAAVSKHARRVLRYGPELRREHPDLFA, encoded by the coding sequence ATGACCAGCCGCGCATCGGCGATTTCGAGCCTGACTCCTGTCGCCCGGCCCGCAGTTCGGGTCCGGACGTCTGATCGCGTCTACGACGAACTTTTGACCGGGATCCGCGATCTTCGCCTGCGCCCGGGTGCCTCCCTGTCGGAGACCGAACTGTCCGAGCACCTCCAGGTCTCGCGTACGCCCCTGCGCGAAGCGATCGCGCGCCTGGTCGAGGTCGGTCTGGTCACGGTGGTGCCGCAGGTCGGCACCCACGTGGCGCTGATCAAGCTCTCCGATGTCGAGCAGGCGCAGTTCGTACGCGAGCACCTCGAGGTGGCGGCCTTCGACGCGGCCTGCCGCAAGGAGGACCGCGACTTCAGCGAGATCTACGCAACCCTCGATCGCCAGGAGCGTGCCCGCAAGCACCTCGACTACGCCGCGTTCTTCGCAGCGGACGAGGCCTTCCACGCCGCGATCTTCGAACTGAGCGGCTATCCGGGAGCCTGGCGCGCACTCCAGCCGGTGAAGCTGCAGCTCGACCGGCTGCGCCGACTCAGCCTGCCGGAGCCGAGCACGGTCGCCGAACTGATCGACGAGCACCGCGCGATCCTGGCGGCGCTCGAGACTGCAGACATTCGCCGCGGCAAGGCGGCGGTCAGCAAGCACGCCCGCCGCGTCCTGCGCTACGGCCCGGAGCTGCGCCGCGAGCACCCCGACCTGTTCGCCTGA
- a CDS encoding SDR family NAD(P)-dependent oxidoreductase: protein MTDELEGTVALITGASRGIGEGAAFALARRGAAVVVHGLDLAEAEGIAARIRDEGGRAIAVAGPIDAAATSTEAVAAAIEHFGRLDVLVTSAGIQRYGDAVETTEQVWNEVLDVNLKGVFLAAKAALPEIRKSPVGSVVIVASVQGFASQANVVAYTASKGALHAMGRAMAVDEAAYGVRVNTVSPGSVDTPMLRHAAAEWSDGTPEGVESTIADWGLAHALGRVATINEVGEVIAFLAGSRSSFVTGTDVRVDGGMLARIAAALPEKNRS from the coding sequence ATGACGGACGAACTCGAGGGCACGGTCGCCCTGATCACCGGTGCTTCCCGCGGGATCGGAGAGGGCGCCGCCTTCGCCCTGGCCCGCCGCGGTGCGGCAGTCGTCGTCCACGGGCTCGACCTCGCTGAGGCGGAGGGGATCGCGGCGCGTATCCGGGATGAGGGCGGGCGTGCGATCGCCGTCGCCGGCCCGATTGATGCGGCAGCGACGTCGACAGAGGCCGTGGCGGCCGCGATCGAGCACTTCGGTCGACTGGACGTACTCGTGACCAGTGCCGGGATCCAGCGGTACGGCGATGCCGTCGAGACCACTGAGCAAGTGTGGAACGAGGTCCTCGACGTCAACCTGAAGGGTGTCTTCCTGGCGGCGAAGGCGGCGCTTCCCGAGATCCGGAAGAGCCCGGTCGGCAGCGTTGTCATCGTGGCCTCGGTCCAGGGCTTCGCCTCGCAGGCCAACGTGGTGGCGTACACCGCGAGCAAGGGCGCGCTGCACGCGATGGGGCGCGCGATGGCGGTCGACGAGGCCGCGTACGGCGTGCGCGTCAACACCGTCAGTCCCGGGTCAGTCGACACCCCGATGCTTCGCCATGCCGCCGCTGAATGGAGCGACGGGACCCCGGAAGGGGTCGAGAGCACCATCGCCGACTGGGGCCTGGCGCACGCACTGGGTCGGGTGGCGACGATCAACGAGGTGGGTGAGGTGATCGCGTTCCTCGCCGGGTCGCGGTCCAGCTTCGTCACCGGCACGGACGTACGCGTGGACGGCGGCATGCTGGCCCGGATCGCGGCCGCGCTCCCGGAGAAGAATCGCTCGTGA
- the eda gene encoding bifunctional 4-hydroxy-2-oxoglutarate aldolase/2-dehydro-3-deoxy-phosphogluconate aldolase, which yields MTMITMLEGFRTIPVCTLRSPAEARPLGEALVAGGLPVVEVTLRTPDALAGLAEMCKVPGLTVGAGTVRTAQQMHEVLEAGAAFAVSPALTASLADAAHALGLPFIPGVATPTEIQTAVDAGFDTVKFFPAEASGGVRALKALTDVFVDVRFMPTGGITQDSARDYRALDQVFAVGGSWMLPLAAREAEDWEAVRLAVAACVASAEAER from the coding sequence ATGACGATGATCACCATGCTTGAGGGCTTCCGCACGATCCCCGTCTGCACTCTTCGCTCGCCTGCAGAGGCGCGACCGCTCGGAGAGGCCCTGGTCGCGGGCGGTCTTCCGGTGGTCGAGGTCACCCTGCGTACGCCGGACGCCCTCGCCGGGCTTGCGGAGATGTGCAAGGTCCCGGGACTGACCGTCGGGGCCGGCACCGTACGCACGGCACAGCAGATGCATGAGGTCCTCGAGGCGGGGGCTGCATTTGCCGTGAGTCCTGCGCTGACCGCTTCGCTGGCGGACGCAGCGCACGCGCTCGGGTTGCCGTTCATCCCGGGCGTCGCGACGCCGACCGAGATCCAGACAGCGGTGGACGCGGGCTTCGACACGGTCAAATTCTTCCCGGCGGAGGCGTCCGGGGGCGTACGCGCTTTGAAGGCGCTGACCGACGTCTTCGTCGATGTGCGGTTCATGCCGACCGGGGGGATCACCCAGGACAGCGCGCGCGATTACCGCGCACTGGACCAGGTGTTCGCCGTCGGCGGGAGCTGGATGCTGCCTCTCGCCGCCCGCGAGGCCGAGGACTGGGAGGCCGTACGCCTCGCCGTTGCCGCCTGCGTGGCCTCCGCGGAGGCGGAGCGATGA
- a CDS encoding WhiB family transcriptional regulator, producing MREAACRNEDPDLFFPPGESKRGAAQSDEARGVCGVCGVRQPCLELALRTNAEYGIWGGFSPKEVGRIRGPRSRTVRF from the coding sequence ATGCGCGAGGCTGCCTGTCGGAACGAGGACCCCGACCTGTTCTTTCCTCCGGGAGAGTCGAAGAGGGGAGCCGCGCAGTCGGACGAGGCCCGCGGAGTGTGCGGAGTCTGCGGTGTCCGTCAGCCGTGCCTCGAGCTCGCGCTGCGGACGAACGCGGAATACGGCATCTGGGGCGGTTTCAGCCCCAAGGAGGTCGGTCGCATCCGTGGCCCGCGATCGAGAACCGTCCGCTTCTAG
- a CDS encoding DUF4432 family protein has translation MRTTTNSRLITLTDELIEVVVDPANGADVLSVRHRPSGLDVLFTTPWRSHADDVVSGTRTPTTTDPVAGYLERYRGGWNTLCPNAGAPRTVHGAPLGFHGEVVTAQWDVIDRSTTSLRLRLKLFSVPVLLERELQVEDGGLVIIDRLRNLSDVPLDIDYVSHPVFGGAFLDGHVTLDSNAGTFTADPGTPNGPVPAGTSVAWPGSDAEVDLRVLPASPHVAFGWLSGFDGRPWAMVTNHDLGLAVRVTWDGTNLPHAWFWQELGWTEGFPWHRRARAVAIEPASTVTSGPGRGHTLHLDPRQVVTLPVALCLIETEDRS, from the coding sequence ATGCGTACGACGACGAACTCCCGATTGATCACGCTCACCGACGAGCTCATCGAGGTCGTCGTCGACCCTGCGAACGGTGCCGATGTGCTGTCGGTGCGGCACCGTCCGTCAGGTCTCGACGTCCTCTTCACCACCCCGTGGCGGTCGCACGCCGATGACGTCGTCTCGGGCACGCGTACGCCGACGACCACTGATCCCGTCGCGGGCTACCTCGAGCGCTACCGGGGCGGGTGGAACACCTTGTGCCCCAACGCCGGCGCTCCGCGTACGGTGCACGGCGCGCCGCTGGGCTTCCACGGTGAGGTCGTCACCGCGCAATGGGACGTCATCGACCGGTCGACGACCTCGCTCCGTCTGCGACTGAAGCTGTTCTCGGTGCCGGTGCTCCTCGAGCGGGAGTTGCAGGTCGAGGATGGCGGGCTCGTGATCATCGACCGGCTCCGCAACCTCAGCGATGTCCCACTCGACATCGACTACGTCTCGCACCCGGTCTTCGGTGGCGCGTTCCTCGACGGTCACGTGACGCTGGACTCGAACGCAGGGACGTTCACCGCCGACCCGGGGACGCCGAATGGACCGGTGCCGGCAGGAACGTCCGTGGCCTGGCCCGGCTCCGACGCTGAGGTGGACCTGCGGGTGTTGCCCGCGTCTCCGCACGTGGCCTTCGGCTGGCTCTCCGGCTTCGACGGCCGCCCGTGGGCGATGGTGACCAACCACGATCTCGGCCTCGCCGTCCGGGTCACGTGGGACGGGACGAACCTCCCACATGCCTGGTTCTGGCAGGAGTTGGGCTGGACCGAAGGGTTCCCCTGGCATCGCCGCGCCCGAGCGGTGGCCATCGAACCGGCCAGCACGGTCACGAGCGGCCCCGGCCGTGGTCACACGCTTCACTTGGACCCGCGGCAGGTGGTCACGCTCCCGGTCGCGCTCTGCCTCATCGAAACGGAGGATCGCTCATGA
- a CDS encoding SDR family NAD(P)-dependent oxidoreductase, translating to MTTAEGARSSGADNFEGRRALVTGAGSGIGLSIVTKLLERGADVVAFDLDPSAVPAEVTKVAVDLSDVTAVREAVASLNPDEPIDTLFNNAGIGSTKNLVDCSVEEWDRVFDVNVRATFLMCQLLLPSMLERQHGVIVNTASVAGMIGLTDRAAYCASKGAVIALTKQIAVQWAGHGIRCNSVCPGTVDSPWVGRLMAEAEDPEARRAQLVGRQPLGRLGKPEEIASAAIYLASDAAAFITGTDLVIDGGITAA from the coding sequence ATGACCACGGCAGAGGGCGCTCGATCGAGTGGCGCCGACAACTTCGAGGGCCGACGCGCACTTGTCACCGGGGCCGGCTCCGGCATCGGGCTGTCGATCGTGACGAAGCTGCTCGAGCGCGGCGCCGACGTGGTCGCGTTCGACCTGGACCCCAGTGCCGTGCCGGCCGAGGTCACGAAGGTTGCCGTGGACCTCAGCGACGTGACCGCGGTCCGGGAAGCGGTGGCATCGCTCAACCCCGACGAGCCGATCGACACCTTGTTCAACAACGCCGGCATCGGCTCCACCAAGAATCTGGTCGACTGCAGCGTCGAGGAGTGGGACCGGGTCTTCGACGTCAACGTCCGCGCGACGTTCCTGATGTGCCAGCTCCTGCTGCCGTCCATGCTCGAGCGGCAGCACGGCGTGATCGTCAACACGGCCTCGGTCGCAGGAATGATCGGACTCACCGATCGCGCCGCGTACTGCGCCAGCAAGGGCGCCGTCATCGCCCTCACCAAGCAGATCGCCGTCCAATGGGCCGGCCACGGGATCCGCTGCAATTCGGTCTGTCCGGGGACGGTCGACTCCCCGTGGGTCGGACGCCTGATGGCCGAGGCCGAGGACCCCGAGGCGCGTCGCGCCCAGTTGGTCGGCCGACAGCCGCTGGGCCGACTCGGCAAGCCCGAGGAGATCGCCTCAGCGGCGATCTATCTCGCCAGCGATGCAGCGGCCTTCATCACTGGCACCGATCTCGTCATCGACGGCGGCATCACCGCCGCCTGA
- a CDS encoding sugar kinase has translation MTVVQSIGECMVEVARGTGQARIDYSGDTFNTAVYLARAARSRQTPVDVRYLTGVGDDAESARMRARWREEGISDDALVVPGRTPGLYMITTDGGGERSFSYWRSESAAAAMFAGSEWVDLVCGDYVYLSGITLQLTSAISRHRLVSRLSALRESGTKVVFDSNFRPQGWASVEHARTAMDEVLHVTDIALVTWEDEHMLTGCEDIVGCVERLVELGIHEIVVKDGEQGSWVAGDGHLTHVATQAVVPVDTTAAGDSFNGAYLAARIAGEPPLVAAAAGSVLASEVVRHRGAIIDLSHAVSGLA, from the coding sequence ATGACGGTCGTCCAGTCAATCGGTGAGTGCATGGTCGAGGTGGCGCGAGGAACGGGCCAGGCGCGCATCGACTACTCGGGCGATACGTTCAACACCGCCGTCTATCTCGCACGGGCCGCGCGCAGTCGGCAGACCCCCGTCGACGTCCGCTACCTCACTGGCGTCGGCGACGATGCCGAGTCAGCCCGGATGCGCGCGCGTTGGCGTGAGGAGGGCATCTCGGACGACGCGCTCGTGGTGCCCGGCCGTACGCCTGGCCTCTACATGATCACCACCGACGGCGGCGGCGAGCGGTCGTTCTCGTACTGGCGCAGTGAGTCGGCTGCCGCGGCGATGTTCGCCGGCTCCGAGTGGGTCGATCTGGTCTGCGGCGACTATGTCTATCTCTCCGGCATCACACTCCAACTGACCTCGGCCATCAGTCGGCACCGGCTGGTGTCCCGACTGTCCGCGCTGCGCGAGAGCGGCACGAAGGTCGTGTTCGACAGCAACTTCCGCCCCCAGGGGTGGGCTTCGGTCGAGCACGCGCGAACTGCCATGGATGAGGTGCTCCACGTCACCGACATTGCGCTGGTCACGTGGGAGGACGAACACATGCTCACCGGGTGCGAGGACATCGTCGGCTGCGTGGAGCGACTGGTCGAGCTCGGCATCCACGAGATCGTCGTCAAGGACGGCGAGCAGGGGTCCTGGGTGGCCGGGGACGGACATCTGACGCACGTCGCGACTCAGGCGGTCGTACCGGTGGACACCACCGCGGCCGGTGACAGTTTCAACGGCGCTTACCTGGCGGCGCGCATCGCCGGTGAACCACCACTGGTTGCCGCTGCCGCCGGCAGCGTGCTCGCCTCCGAGGTGGTCCGCCATCGCGGCGCGATCATCGATCTCTCCCACGCTGTCAGCGGGCTGGCGTGA
- a CDS encoding PaaX family transcriptional regulator C-terminal domain-containing protein: MPAAVDPSLLQPLSARSIVLSLLLGAHPPQMHVRHLLLASEQFGVSESALRVALTRMASAGELERNDGVYRLNARLLERQRRQDEAISSRTVPWNGDWEQVVVMASGRTAADRAQLRTDLTRLRLAELREGVWMRPANLDRPWPDDLAQLARFTVRPAGGASDLAATLWDLPSWAATGRALLTHFVDAADPLVRLTAAAAMVHHLTSDPVLPAELLPAEWPGGELRETYAAYQTEVIALADSFRGA; the protein is encoded by the coding sequence GTGCCCGCCGCTGTCGACCCGTCGCTCCTTCAGCCGCTCTCCGCCCGGTCGATCGTGCTCAGCCTGCTGCTCGGCGCGCACCCGCCGCAGATGCACGTACGCCACCTGCTGCTGGCGTCCGAGCAGTTCGGGGTGTCCGAGTCCGCGCTACGGGTCGCACTCACCCGGATGGCTTCGGCCGGCGAGCTGGAACGCAACGACGGCGTCTACCGATTGAACGCACGACTGCTCGAGCGCCAGCGTCGACAGGACGAGGCGATCAGCTCCCGAACGGTGCCTTGGAACGGCGACTGGGAGCAGGTCGTCGTGATGGCGAGTGGTCGCACGGCGGCCGATCGTGCTCAGCTGCGTACGGACCTCACGCGACTTCGGCTGGCAGAACTGCGGGAAGGCGTCTGGATGCGTCCTGCCAACCTGGACCGCCCCTGGCCTGATGATCTTGCCCAGTTGGCTCGCTTCACGGTCCGCCCCGCCGGCGGCGCGTCAGATCTGGCCGCCACGCTGTGGGATCTGCCGTCCTGGGCGGCCACCGGACGCGCCCTGCTCACCCATTTCGTCGACGCGGCAGACCCGCTCGTACGCCTCACCGCCGCTGCCGCGATGGTGCACCACCTCACGAGCGACCCGGTCCTGCCGGCGGAGTTGCTCCCGGCCGAGTGGCCGGGTGGGGAGCTGCGCGAGACGTACGCGGCCTATCAGACCGAGGTCATCGCGCTCGCCGATTCATTCCGCGGGGCCTAG
- a CDS encoding phosphotransferase family protein — protein sequence MPSPSSPEAAVAASQQARVEAFLVDAGIVSDVSDLTIEPLSGGVSSDIWLVSDGATDVVVKTPLQQLRVAADWQAPLTRSDAEARWLATSSRLVPGICPDVLAYDADQHLLALSYLEPSDHEVWKTAMLHGDVVPDVAAQVGTRLGLLHRLAAAEPALAEEFANEDLFRALRIAPYFESLFDKHPDLVAQISAVIETTLATRTTLVHGDVSPKNILVGPNGPVLLDAETAHWGDPAFDVAFCVNHLLLKCLLPEAPVGDLMEAAEQLLQGYRSASDADVALETRVAHLLPLLMLARVDGRSPLEYLAEAQRGLVREFAAALILQPHSQIAAVFAAWKEVVR from the coding sequence ATGCCGTCGCCCTCCTCGCCTGAGGCCGCGGTCGCCGCGTCGCAGCAGGCCCGGGTGGAGGCGTTCCTGGTCGATGCCGGGATCGTCTCCGACGTGAGCGACCTGACGATCGAGCCGCTCAGTGGCGGGGTCTCCTCCGACATCTGGCTCGTCTCCGACGGGGCCACTGACGTGGTCGTCAAGACGCCGCTCCAGCAGCTGCGGGTCGCGGCTGACTGGCAGGCGCCGCTGACGAGGTCCGACGCCGAGGCGCGGTGGCTGGCAACGTCATCGCGCCTCGTCCCCGGCATCTGCCCGGACGTCCTGGCTTACGACGCTGACCAGCATCTGCTGGCTCTCAGCTATCTGGAGCCGTCCGACCATGAGGTCTGGAAGACGGCGATGCTCCACGGTGACGTCGTTCCGGACGTGGCTGCCCAGGTCGGGACCCGCCTGGGACTCCTGCACCGACTGGCAGCAGCCGAGCCGGCCCTTGCTGAGGAGTTCGCGAACGAGGACCTCTTCCGGGCTCTGCGGATCGCGCCGTACTTCGAGAGTCTCTTCGACAAGCACCCCGATCTGGTCGCGCAGATCAGCGCCGTGATCGAGACGACCCTGGCGACGCGTACGACCCTGGTCCACGGCGATGTGAGCCCGAAGAACATCCTCGTCGGACCGAACGGCCCGGTGCTGCTCGACGCCGAGACCGCGCACTGGGGCGACCCGGCGTTCGACGTCGCGTTCTGCGTCAACCACCTGCTGCTCAAGTGTCTGCTCCCCGAGGCGCCCGTCGGCGACCTGATGGAGGCGGCCGAGCAGCTCCTCCAGGGCTACCGCAGCGCCTCCGACGCCGACGTCGCGCTCGAGACCCGGGTCGCACACCTGCTGCCGCTGCTCATGCTCGCCAGGGTCGACGGCCGCTCGCCGTTGGAGTACCTCGCCGAGGCCCAGCGTGGCCTGGTCAGAGAGTTCGCGGCCGCGTTGATCCTTCAGCCGCACAGTCAGATCGCCGCGGTTTTCGCGGCATGGAAAGAGGTAGTTCGATGA
- a CDS encoding SMP-30/gluconolactonase/LRE family protein encodes MSVAVKVRSRVGEGPTWSGDALHWVDILAGRIHRSDLASGTTSTIEVPTWVGAAVPMAGGGYVAATREGFATVVDGHLDTFGAHLPDGIRMNDAKCDPAGRLWAGSCAEDFARGAGALECLDVNWTHRTVLTGLTQPNGIGWSPDATTMYLIDTQDGALYAYEFDLERGSVGERRTVVTFDVETDGYPDGLAVDAEGFVWIAMWSGSAVVRVSPDGVIVRRIALPVSQPTSCAFIGPRLDALCVTSAAEGLAPDDASDDGSVFVLRDLDVVGLPVATFGG; translated from the coding sequence ATGAGCGTGGCGGTGAAGGTACGCAGTCGGGTCGGGGAAGGTCCGACCTGGTCCGGCGACGCCCTGCACTGGGTGGACATCCTCGCCGGCCGGATCCACCGCAGCGACCTGGCCTCCGGCACGACCTCGACGATCGAGGTGCCGACGTGGGTCGGTGCCGCGGTCCCCATGGCCGGCGGCGGATATGTCGCCGCGACCAGGGAGGGGTTTGCGACCGTCGTCGACGGGCACCTCGACACGTTCGGTGCCCACCTGCCCGACGGCATTCGGATGAACGACGCGAAATGCGATCCCGCCGGCCGTCTCTGGGCTGGAAGTTGCGCCGAGGACTTCGCCCGGGGAGCCGGTGCGCTCGAATGCCTCGACGTCAACTGGACCCATCGCACGGTGCTCACCGGCCTCACCCAGCCGAACGGCATCGGGTGGAGCCCGGACGCGACCACCATGTATCTCATCGACACCCAGGACGGAGCGCTGTACGCGTACGAGTTCGATCTCGAACGCGGATCGGTCGGAGAGCGCCGGACCGTGGTCACGTTCGACGTCGAGACCGACGGCTACCCCGACGGACTGGCGGTCGACGCCGAGGGCTTCGTCTGGATCGCGATGTGGAGCGGGTCTGCCGTCGTACGCGTGAGTCCTGACGGAGTGATTGTTCGGCGGATCGCCCTCCCGGTGTCACAACCGACCTCGTGCGCGTTCATCGGTCCCCGGTTGGATGCGCTGTGTGTCACCAGCGCTGCCGAAGGACTGGCACCTGATGATGCGTCGGACGACGGATCCGTGTTCGTGCTGCGCGACCTCGATGTCGTCGGCCTTCCTGTCGCGACGTTTGGGGGATGA